A single candidate division SR1 bacterium Aalborg_AAW-1 DNA region contains:
- the xcpT_2 gene encoding Type II secretion system protein G precursor produces the protein MIIIILIHYVEQMKQYRYGFTLVEMLIVIVIIGILAAALIPRITGMQARARDTARTADMRNVSTALESYKLDNNSYPIAIYAFVKPAVSLSTLLLPTTFAQTAGSSLDSISSSLSSYMTSLPKDPKGTGISSSSAGECITAGSSYAYYTDPSGSLYAITSTKESKKGNASACGNTVDKNNDGNFQKVGQGLTTDINIPSTDPNCFTFANGIISAYSNSCPKDVVVPNNINGISVTTIGSYAFYNKGLTSVILPNSIVLIDTQAFFLNQINNSLIIPSSVMRIRYAAFANNQITSVDIPNSVIEFGSSVFANNRLTSVTIPNSITTLYNDSFSNNLLTSVTIPNSITTMWGNTFAGNNLTTITIPSSVTTIGYGVFSRNNLTSVTIPSSITHLEDAFQNNGPTKNSLSITTALPQAHGTRNLVGTTWVKQ, from the coding sequence ATGATAATAATAATTTTAATTCACTATGTAGAGCAGATGAAACAATACCGTTATGGATTCACCCTTGTAGAGATGCTTATTGTCATCGTGATTATCGGGATACTCGCAGCCGCTCTCATTCCTAGAATTACTGGTATGCAAGCTCGTGCTCGTGATACTGCTCGTACCGCTGATATGCGTAACGTTTCTACAGCACTTGAATCCTACAAACTTGATAACAATTCCTATCCTATTGCTATCTATGCATTTGTTAAACCTGCTGTTTCACTGAGTACATTACTCCTACCTACAACCTTCGCACAGACTGCCTGAAGTTCCTTAGATTCAATATCTTCTTCTCTATCATCCTATATGACTTCTTTACCCAAAGATCCTAAAGGAACTGGAATCTCATCATCCAGTGCAGGTGAATGTATCACTGCTGGTAGTTCTTATGCCTACTATACCGATCCTTCTGGCTCTCTGTATGCTATCACTTCTACCAAAGAATCCAAAAAAGGTAATGCAAGTGCGTGTGGTAACACTGTCGACAAAAACAATGATGGTAATTTCCAAAAAGTAGGTCAAGGACTTACAACAGATATTAATATACCTTCTACAGATCCCAATTGTTTCACTTTTGCAAATGGTATTATTTCAGCATATAGTAATTCTTGTCCTAAAGATGTTGTTGTACCTAATAATATTAATGGAATATCTGTAACAACAATTTGATCATATGCTTTTTATAATAAATGACTAACCTCTGTTATATTACCTAACTCTATTGTTTTAATTGATACACAAGCATTCTTTTTAAATCAAATAAACAACTCCCTGATCATTCCTTCTTCTGTAATGCGTATTAGATATGCTGCATTTGCAAATAATCAAATCACTAGTGTTGATATACCTAACTCTGTAATAGAATTTTGAAGTAGTGTTTTTGCAAATAATAGATTAACTTCTGTAACTATCCCAAACTCTATTACTACTCTGTATAATGACTCTTTCTCAAACAACTTGCTAACTTCTGTAACTATCCCAAACTCTATTACTACTATGTGGGGCAATACTTTTGCTTGAAATAATCTCACAACTATTACTATTCCTTCTTCCGTAACTACTATTTGATATGGAGTATTTTCAAGAAACAATCTCACATCTGTAACTATTCCTTCTTCTATAACACATCTTGAAGATGCATTCCAAAACAATTGACCAACAAAAAATAGTTTAAGTATTACAACAGCTTTACCTCAAGCACATTGAACTCGAAATCTTGTCTGAACAACATGGGTCAAACAATAA
- the ileS gene encoding Isoleucine--tRNA ligase, giving the protein MFTPQTSKPNFNDIFQTVHTYWSENHIFEQSIKNKDPHNQFRFYDGPPFVTGLPHYGHLASSVAKDVIPRYQTMKGKRVDRVWGWDCHGIPIEQKVQTKLGLESNLDIHKVGVEKFIEECYNYTRGMSSERKRYIDQFARWVDFDKSYKTMDNDYMESVWRVFKTLWDKGLIYKGKRVSMYSTKLETPISNFEVAMDDTYEDVNDPAITVAFDVTHSYGLPEGYSIELAQASDAKDIEKVRRETWKTTYIDDGLSVEEIDAKFDESDEKNIQRITKGIQEGKKYYVLKYQGDIVGIKYNPWFDENRNIHRIGGIYIEENHQGKGLGAHLMDISLQGLQYNTLGLGVSKNNTNALSFYESLGFIVNPDMADQFEFTPSKSIDVIWLTKKNPRQSPFTTTSILVWTTTPWTIPTNIAAGVHKDLTYVKVLYNSAYYIVAKSRLEAVFANKEVEIIEEFLGAQLVGLSYKPPFEYLYGKTNNPNDHKIYHADFVSDTDGTGIVHQAPEFGEVDFQLAKQVGLTITEAMDSSGHYTSVMGDKAGIFYRDANPIIIQELHDMGKLFHKASITHRVAFCPRSGTPLVYKAQDSWFIDINGPQDIFGGKSLKERCIEENEKINRYPAHNKHGRFLKSLESAPDRCISRTRFWGTPMPIYRSEDGKDLIAIGSREELYQLQLNGSNTLIKKEENGTTIYRNTTRDAELDMHVPYIDDVWFEKDGKKYTRTPEVLDSWMESASMPYAQVHYPFENKEKFEASFPADYIVEYTGQIRAWFYVMHVLGVALFDKPAFTNVVCHGVIAGNDGRKMSKSLGNFPDPKPTFEQYGGDAVRMSILTTPLFNGGDMSFSEELILEALKQNILPLWNAFGFFVTYANIDNWSVSNSKEAIYQAQSSDNRLDQWILGELQTFIITIDEDLANYDLTHSSRQINKFLENLTNWYIRRSRRRFRKSDSDSDKSFAYATLYTVLTQFCVVASPFMPIISEYIWRTLTNSTLSPDHSELNSVHLQDFPSLELSANKELSDQMNAAQDIVRMGLAARGKKNIRVRQPLSNLILGISLDQYYLDIIAEELNMKSVHSDPSLNTHVTKICKPDGKVIGQLFGGATKDIFALAKSGQFVEGSDGTVVVGEWLLPAGSYEISYIKTDESEDIEVDNGIVMKIDWIITPELKREGYARDLIRSIQDARKEINYDIADRIQLEITGLYAEELINHHGATIQEETLSTIIYGGADYDITKDLTLGDHTITLCLKK; this is encoded by the coding sequence ATGTTTACACCACAGACTAGCAAACCAAACTTTAACGATATCTTTCAAACCGTACATACCTATTGGTCAGAAAATCATATTTTTGAACAATCTATTAAAAATAAAGATCCTCATAATCAGTTTAGGTTCTACGATGGACCTCCATTTGTAACTGGACTCCCTCACTATGGACATTTAGCAAGTTCTGTAGCCAAAGACGTCATACCAAGATATCAAACCATGAAAGGGAAAAGAGTCGATCGTGTTTGGGGATGGGATTGTCATGGGATACCTATTGAACAAAAAGTTCAAACAAAACTTGGACTAGAGTCTAATCTTGATATCCACAAAGTAGGAGTAGAGAAATTTATTGAAGAGTGTTACAACTATACACGTGGAATGTCTTCTGAACGAAAACGATATATCGATCAATTTGCTCGTTGGGTAGATTTTGACAAGAGTTACAAAACGATGGATAACGACTATATGGAGTCGGTTTGGCGAGTCTTCAAGACACTTTGGGATAAATGACTCATCTACAAAGGGAAACGTGTATCGATGTATTCGACCAAGCTTGAAACTCCAATCTCAAACTTCGAAGTTGCTATGGATGATACTTACGAAGACGTCAATGATCCGGCTATTACCGTAGCGTTTGATGTTACTCATAGTTATTGATTGCCAGAATGATATAGTATTGAATTAGCGCAAGCTTCCGATGCAAAAGATATTGAAAAAGTTAGGAGAGAAACTTGGAAAACAACTTATATTGATGATTGATTATCCGTTGAAGAAATTGATGCTAAATTTGATGAATCAGATGAAAAAAATATTCAAAGAATTACAAAAGGAATTCAAGAATGAAAAAAATACTATGTTCTCAAATATCAATGAGATATTGTTTGAATAAAATACAATCCTTGGTTTGATGAAAATAGAAACATTCATCGTATTGGTTGAATTTATATTGAAGAAAATCATCAAGGGAAAGGTTTATGAGCACATCTTATGGATATATCACTACAATGACTACAATATAATACTTTAGGATTAGGAGTTTCCAAAAACAATACGAATGCTTTATCATTTTATGAATCATTAGGATTTATCGTCAATCCTGATATGGCTGATCAATTTGAATTTACACCATCTAAATCTATAGATGTAATATGGCTTACTAAAAAAAATCCGCGACAATCTCCATTTACTACTACCTCTATCCTCGTCTGGACGACAACACCTTGGACGATACCTACCAATATTGCAGCAGGAGTACATAAAGATCTTACCTATGTGAAAGTGTTGTATAATAGTGCTTACTATATCGTAGCGAAATCTCGTCTTGAAGCAGTTTTTGCAAACAAAGAAGTTGAAATTATTGAAGAATTTCTTGGAGCACAGCTTGTAGGACTTTCTTATAAACCACCATTTGAGTATCTCTATGGTAAGACCAATAATCCAAATGATCATAAAATTTACCATGCTGATTTTGTATCAGACACCGATGGAACCGGGATCGTCCACCAAGCTCCAGAATTTGGAGAGGTAGATTTTCAACTAGCAAAACAAGTTGGTCTGACTATTACCGAAGCAATGGATAGTAGTGGACATTATACATCAGTTATGGGAGATAAAGCATGAATATTCTATCGTGATGCCAACCCCATCATTATACAAGAACTCCATGATATGGGTAAGCTCTTTCATAAAGCATCGATCACTCACCGTGTAGCCTTTTGTCCAAGATCAGGGACTCCTCTGGTTTATAAAGCACAAGATAGTTGGTTTATCGACATTAATGGTCCACAAGATATCTTCTGAGGAAAATCACTGAAAGAAAGATGTATTGAAGAAAATGAAAAAATAAATCGATATCCTGCCCACAACAAACATGGTCGTTTCTTAAAATCACTTGAATCAGCTCCAGATCGATGTATATCCCGTACCAGATTTTGGGGTACTCCGATGCCTATTTATAGATCAGAAGATGGTAAAGATCTCATTGCCATCGGTTCGCGTGAAGAACTCTATCAACTCCAACTCAACGGGTCAAACACTCTTATCAAAAAAGAAGAAAACGGAACAACCATCTATCGAAATACGACTCGTGATGCAGAATTAGATATGCACGTACCCTATATCGATGATGTATGGTTTGAAAAAGATGGAAAGAAATATACAAGAACTCCTGAAGTATTAGATAGTTGGATGGAATCAGCTTCGATGCCCTATGCTCAAGTACACTATCCTTTTGAAAATAAAGAAAAATTCGAAGCATCGTTCCCAGCTGATTATATCGTCGAATATACTGGTCAGATCAGAGCCTGGTTTTATGTTATGCACGTCTTGGGAGTAGCTCTCTTTGATAAACCTGCCTTTACCAATGTCGTATGTCATGGAGTCATTGCTGGTAATGACGGTCGTAAAATGTCCAAATCACTTGGTAATTTCCCAGATCCAAAACCTACGTTCGAACAATATTGATGAGATGCTGTCCGTATGTCTATCCTCACTACTCCACTATTTAATGGAGGAGATATGTCATTTTCAGAAGAATTAATATTGGAAGCACTCAAACAAAATATTCTTCCCCTCTGGAATGCATTCTGATTTTTTGTGACGTATGCGAACATCGATAACTGGTCAGTAAGCAATAGTAAAGAAGCTATTTATCAAGCACAATCTTCTGATAATCGTCTCGATCAATGGATTCTATGAGAACTCCAAACCTTTATCATAACTATCGATGAGGACTTGGCTAACTATGACCTCACACACTCTTCTCGTCAGATTAACAAGTTTCTAGAAAATCTTACGAATTGGTATATCCGTAGATCAAGAAGAAGATTTCGAAAATCTGATAGCGATAGTGACAAGTCATTTGCTTATGCGACCCTCTATACTGTTCTCACTCAATTTTGTGTGGTAGCATCACCATTTATGCCTATTATCAGCGAGTATATATGGAGAACATTGACTAACTCTACACTCTCACCTGATCACTCTGAACTCAATAGCGTTCATCTCCAAGATTTCCCATCACTAGAACTCTCAGCAAACAAAGAACTTTCTGACCAGATGAATGCAGCACAAGACATTGTACGTATGGGACTAGCAGCCAGAGGCAAGAAAAATATAAGAGTAAGACAACCACTTTCAAACCTCATCTTGTGAATATCACTTGATCAGTATTATTTGGATATTATTGCCGAAGAACTGAATATGAAGTCAGTACATTCAGATCCCTCACTGAATACTCATGTGACGAAAATTTGTAAACCTGATGGGAAAGTTATTGGACAATTATTCTGATGAGCAACGAAAGATATTTTTGCACTTGCAAAATCAGGACAATTTGTAGAAGGAAGTGATGGAACAGTAGTTGTAGGAGAATGGCTTTTACCAGCTTGAAGCTATGAAATATCCTACATCAAAACAGATGAATCTGAAGATATTGAAGTTGATAATGGTATTGTTATGAAAATCGATTGGATTATCACTCCAGAACTGAAGAGAGAATGATATGCTCGTGATCTTATTAGATCGATACAAGACGCTCGTAAAGAAATTAATTATGACATCGCTGATCGTATCCAACTCGAGATAACCTGATTATATGCAGAAGAACTCATCAATCATCACGGTGCGACTATTCAAGAAGAAACGCTGAGTACTATAATCTATGGATGAGCAGATTATGATATCACGAAAGATCTTACACTAGGAGATCATACCATCACTCTCTGCCTAAAAAAATAA
- the rsuA_2 gene encoding Ribosomal small subunit pseudouridine synthase A, producing MKLLTYIQQNYGLPRRVITDAIKEKRIFLDGQPVEGYATILKYGQKLEAKIRDKTINDTITQTEPETDIVFFHKPVGYVCSKQDKHNKTIYRLLGDQYKNYYYIGRLDKESRGLVMLTNDPKVVHQYEHPRHKIEKEYIVTVKVRDQDFVKRLIEGTKDIRHKQDSQEDFIALVSKLFMKGLLVDEDGKLAKKTHTSADLLRIQSMELVNALDSQLRFLKIQEPEQGKYFVVRMILNEGKKRHIRRLWSAIGGEVVDLVRVRIGEYSIDKLPEGEQRK from the coding sequence ATGAAATTATTGACCTATATCCAACAGAATTATGGATTACCAAGAAGAGTCATTACTGATGCTATTAAAGAAAAGAGGATTTTTTTAGATGGACAGCCAGTAGAAGGATATGCAACGATTCTTAAATATGGACAAAAACTCGAAGCTAAGATTCGTGATAAGACAATTAATGATACGATTACACAAACTGAACCTGAAACTGACATTGTATTTTTTCACAAACCAGTTGGATATGTATGTTCAAAACAAGACAAACATAACAAAACTATCTATCGCCTCCTTGGTGATCAATATAAAAATTATTATTATATCGGTAGATTAGATAAAGAAAGTAGAGGTTTAGTGATGCTCACCAATGACCCTAAAGTCGTTCATCAGTACGAACATCCTCGTCATAAAATAGAGAAAGAATATATTGTAACGGTGAAAGTTCGTGATCAAGATTTTGTAAAAAGACTCATCGAAGGTACAAAAGATATAAGACATAAACAGGATAGTCAAGAGGATTTTATTGCGCTGGTAAGTAAACTCTTTATGAAGTGACTTTTGGTCGACGAAGATGGAAAATTAGCCAAAAAAACTCATACCAGTGCTGATTTATTAAGAATTCAATCGATGGAATTAGTGAACGCTTTGGATTCTCAACTCAGATTTCTCAAAATTCAAGAGCCAGAACAGGGTAAGTACTTTGTGGTTCGTATGATACTCAACGAAGGTAAAAAGAGACATATCAGACGCTTGTGGAGTGCGATCTGAGGAGAAGTAGTTGATCTAGTTCGCGTGAGAATCGGAGAGTATAGTATTGACAAACTTCCAGAAGGAGAACAGAGAAAATAA
- the mscL gene encoding Large-conductance mechanosensitive channel — translation MGFYIVFYSVMSKLLNEFKDFAMKGNVVDLAVGVVIGTAFGKIVSSLVESVIMPIVGILMQGKNFADLALGVGDAQLKYGAFIQAVVDFLIVAAVLFLVVKAINHAKDKMTKKKPAAPEAPKGPTTEELLADIRDLLKKNK, via the coding sequence ATGTGATTTTATATCGTATTCTATTCTGTCATGTCAAAACTTCTTAATGAATTCAAAGATTTCGCTATGAAAGGAAATGTAGTGGACCTTGCTGTATGAGTGGTTATCGGTACTGCATTTGGTAAAATTGTATCATCACTGGTTGAAAGCGTGATCATGCCTATAGTAGGAATCCTTATGCAAGGTAAAAACTTTGCTGATCTTGCGCTAGGTGTAGGCGATGCTCAGCTCAAATATGGTGCATTTATCCAAGCTGTTGTGGATTTCTTGATTGTTGCTGCGGTACTCTTCTTAGTGGTAAAAGCTATCAATCATGCTAAAGATAAAATGACTAAAAAGAAACCAGCCGCTCCAGAAGCACCAAAAGGACCTACAACAGAAGAACTTCTTGCTGATATTAGAGATCTTTTGAAAAAAAATAAATAA